A window from Flavobacterium sp. 83 encodes these proteins:
- a CDS encoding NAD(P)H-hydrate dehydratase: protein MSPIYIDQKEILKRYKQPDKFTHKGIQGHAIIIGGSYGKIGAACLSSKACLKTGCGLVSVFIPKCGYDILQIAIPEVMVLTDNLEKYISDITFDIKPQAIGIGPGLGQEIETQQAVYKFFKTNKISLVIDADALNILSKNKEWLPLLQPKTILTPHPKELERLIGKWNSEQEKIAKTIAFSKQYNLIIVMKGAPTRIIDEEIIYENTTGNAALATAGTGDVLTGMITSLLAQSYEPINAAILGVYLHGLTADIALPETGFQSFIASDVIANIGKAFLSLENLSK from the coding sequence ATGAGCCCAATTTATATTGACCAAAAAGAAATTCTGAAACGCTACAAACAACCAGATAAATTCACACACAAAGGAATTCAGGGACATGCCATTATCATTGGTGGGAGTTATGGAAAGATTGGAGCTGCTTGTCTTTCTTCCAAAGCTTGCCTGAAAACTGGCTGTGGATTAGTATCTGTTTTTATCCCAAAATGCGGCTATGATATCCTTCAAATCGCCATTCCAGAAGTTATGGTCCTTACGGATAATCTGGAAAAATACATTTCGGATATTACTTTCGACATTAAACCTCAAGCTATAGGAATTGGTCCCGGTTTGGGACAAGAAATCGAAACGCAACAAGCCGTTTACAAATTCTTTAAAACGAATAAAATTTCTTTGGTAATCGATGCTGACGCGTTGAATATTCTTTCCAAAAACAAAGAATGGCTTCCTTTATTGCAACCCAAAACCATCCTAACGCCACACCCAAAAGAACTAGAACGATTAATAGGAAAATGGAATTCTGAACAGGAAAAAATAGCTAAAACAATCGCATTTTCTAAACAGTATAACTTGATTATTGTGATGAAAGGAGCGCCAACACGCATTATTGATGAAGAAATAATTTATGAAAACACTACTGGAAATGCCGCTTTGGCTACTGCAGGAACTGGGGACGTATTAACCGGAATGATTACCAGTTTATTGGCGCAATCCTATGAACCTATTAATGCTGCGATACTTGGTGTTTATCTTCATGGTTTAACAGCTGATATTGCGTTGCCTGAAACTGGTTTTCAGTCCTTTATCGCTTCTGATGTTATTGCTAATATTGGGAAAGCTTTTTTAAGCCTGGAAAATTTGAGCAAATAG
- a CDS encoding YihY/virulence factor BrkB family protein: MSKEIEARIEKIPVIRNLARGLKKIKLPWLQGLSLYDLLELYGLGIVESALTYHASAIAFSFFMALFPFALFILNLIPYIPIEGFQEDFLQFVRQGVPPNTYDAIYKIINDILHNSHSGLLSSGFILSIFLMANGLNGILGGFESSRHVLIKRGFIHQYIVALGMSLLLSILLIVTVSAIVVFEVFIQKTILSDQVELIILWRYAFIIVMILITTSILFKFGTMHDKNRAFISIGSVFTTILILLDSYGFGIWVIRFSKYNELYGSIGTLLIMMFYIWINCMILLLGFELNGTVNKLKIKKEG, from the coding sequence ATGAGTAAAGAAATAGAAGCCAGAATAGAAAAAATTCCCGTAATACGGAATCTTGCTCGTGGGTTAAAAAAAATAAAACTCCCATGGTTGCAAGGATTGTCTCTTTATGACTTGTTGGAATTATACGGATTAGGAATTGTCGAAAGCGCCTTGACTTATCATGCCAGTGCCATTGCATTTAGTTTCTTCATGGCATTATTTCCATTTGCATTGTTTATATTAAATCTAATTCCTTATATCCCAATCGAAGGCTTTCAAGAAGATTTTCTTCAATTTGTACGACAAGGAGTTCCGCCTAATACCTATGATGCTATTTACAAAATCATCAATGATATACTTCATAATAGCCATTCCGGATTATTGTCTTCGGGATTTATATTGTCTATTTTCTTGATGGCAAATGGGTTAAACGGCATCTTGGGAGGATTCGAATCCTCGCGTCACGTCCTCATCAAAAGAGGATTTATCCACCAATACATTGTTGCTCTTGGCATGTCATTATTATTGTCAATACTATTGATTGTAACCGTTTCAGCAATTGTTGTTTTTGAGGTTTTTATCCAAAAAACGATATTGAGTGACCAAGTGGAATTGATTATTTTATGGCGCTATGCGTTTATCATTGTAATGATTTTGATCACAACATCCATACTTTTCAAGTTTGGTACCATGCATGATAAAAACAGAGCTTTTATCTCTATAGGTTCTGTATTTACTACTATTCTGATTCTTTTGGATTCCTATGGTTTTGGAATTTGGGTCATCCGATTTTCAAAATACAATGAATTATACGGCTCCATAGGAACCCTATTAATCATGATGTTTTACATCTGGATCAACTGCATGATATTATTACTTGGTTTCGAATTAAATGGAACAGTAAATAAACTAAAAATAAAAAAAGAAGGCTAG
- the rlmH gene encoding 23S rRNA (pseudouridine(1915)-N(3))-methyltransferase RlmH produces MNIKLIAIGKTDNKALQSLIDDYTKRLSFYIKFDLDIIPDIKNVKNLSESQQKEKEGELILAKITPTDQLILLDENGKNFSSVAFSEELQKKMNSGVKTLVFVIGGPYGFSETVYAKAQGKISLSLMTFSHQMVRLFFIEQLYRGFTILRNEPYHHQ; encoded by the coding sequence ATGAACATTAAATTGATTGCTATTGGTAAAACCGATAACAAAGCCTTACAGTCCTTAATTGACGATTACACCAAGCGTTTGTCTTTTTATATCAAGTTTGACCTCGATATTATCCCTGATATTAAGAACGTAAAAAACTTATCCGAGAGTCAGCAGAAAGAGAAAGAAGGTGAATTGATTTTAGCAAAAATCACGCCAACTGACCAACTCATCTTATTGGACGAAAATGGAAAAAACTTTTCCAGCGTTGCTTTTTCAGAAGAATTACAAAAAAAAATGAACTCTGGTGTCAAAACTTTAGTTTTTGTAATTGGCGGTCCTTACGGGTTTTCGGAAACAGTTTATGCTAAAGCGCAAGGGAAAATATCGCTGTCGCTAATGACTTTTTCGCACCAAATGGTTCGATTATTTTTTATCGAACAATTGTATCGCGGTTTTACAATTTTGAGAAACGAACCCTATCATCACCAGTAA
- the prmA gene encoding 50S ribosomal protein L11 methyltransferase, giving the protein MSNIYIGYHFTIEPKELGSEILIAQLGEKAFESFTETETGISAFVQKDLWDEMILDEIQILQSEEFKIDYSFEEIEQVNWNEEWEKNFEPIDVDGNCHVRAPFHPKTDAEFDIVIEPKMSFGTGHHETTHMMIQHLLEIDVTGLKTLDMGCGTAILAILAEMKGAQPIDAIDIDNWCYLNSIENAERNNCEHITVYEGDAALLKGKKYDLIIANINRNILLNDMQSYVESLNPKGTLLLSGFYVEDIPFIDASCTEKGLIYVKKFERNNWVSLKYVN; this is encoded by the coding sequence ATGTCAAACATTTATATCGGATATCATTTTACCATAGAACCAAAAGAATTAGGTTCAGAAATATTAATTGCTCAATTAGGAGAAAAAGCTTTTGAAAGTTTTACTGAAACCGAAACGGGTATTTCTGCTTTTGTGCAAAAGGATTTATGGGACGAAATGATTCTAGATGAAATTCAAATTTTACAATCAGAAGAATTTAAAATTGACTATTCTTTTGAAGAAATCGAGCAAGTGAACTGGAATGAGGAATGGGAAAAGAATTTTGAACCAATCGATGTAGATGGAAATTGCCATGTACGTGCGCCTTTTCATCCAAAAACGGATGCCGAATTTGATATTGTAATTGAACCAAAAATGAGTTTTGGAACTGGTCATCACGAAACTACACACATGATGATTCAACATTTATTGGAAATTGATGTTACCGGTTTAAAAACACTTGATATGGGTTGCGGAACAGCAATTTTGGCAATTCTTGCTGAAATGAAAGGAGCTCAACCAATCGATGCAATTGATATTGACAATTGGTGTTATTTGAATTCTATCGAAAATGCAGAACGCAATAATTGTGAACATATTACAGTTTATGAAGGCGATGCCGCTCTGCTAAAAGGCAAAAAATATGACTTGATAATTGCTAACATCAATAGAAATATATTGTTGAACGATATGCAAAGTTATGTTGAAAGTTTAAATCCAAAAGGAACCCTGCTATTAAGCGGTTTTTATGTAGAAGACATCCCTTTTATTGACGCTTCTTGCACAGAGAAAGGTTTAATTTATGTTAAAAAATTCGAAAGAAACAACTGGGTTTCTCTAAAATACGTAAATTAG
- a CDS encoding DUF1599 domain-containing protein, protein MKNTSKEYDTVIAICRSLFINKMKDYGCAWRILRLPSLTDQIYIKAQRIRSLQENEIRKIDEDETGEFIGIINYSIMALIQLELGVADQPDLEVSKATELYDAKVTLTKDLMEAKNHDYGEAWRDMRVSSLTDLILQKLLRVKQIEDNKGKTLVSEGIDANYQDMINYSIFALILMGFGNKN, encoded by the coding sequence ATGAAGAATACTTCAAAGGAATATGATACTGTGATTGCGATTTGTCGTTCGCTGTTTATCAACAAAATGAAAGATTATGGATGTGCCTGGCGTATTTTAAGATTGCCATCACTGACAGACCAAATCTACATTAAAGCACAAAGAATTCGCAGTTTACAAGAAAACGAAATTCGCAAAATTGACGAAGATGAAACGGGTGAATTCATCGGGATTATCAATTATTCCATCATGGCATTAATTCAATTGGAATTAGGCGTTGCAGATCAACCTGATTTAGAAGTTTCAAAAGCGACCGAATTATACGATGCCAAAGTTACACTGACCAAAGATTTAATGGAAGCCAAAAATCATGATTATGGAGAAGCTTGGCGCGATATGCGTGTCAGTTCGCTTACAGATTTGATTTTGCAAAAACTGCTTCGTGTGAAACAAATTGAAGATAATAAAGGGAAAACATTGGTTTCTGAAGGCATTGATGCCAATTATCAGGATATGATTAATTATTCGATTTTCGCCTTAATTTTAATGGGCTTTGGAAATAAAAATTAA
- the folP gene encoding dihydropteroate synthase, whose amino-acid sequence MTINCKGQLIDLSTPKVMGILNVTPNSFFDGGKYKNENEILSRIEKMLFDGATFIDLGAYSSKPSAEFVSEQEEISRIVPAIDLILKKFPETILSIDTFRAEVAKASIESGAAIINDIAAGNLDEKMFEIIAKYNVPYIMMHMRGNPQTMQTLTNYDDIVKEMLFYFSERIAKARSFGLNDLIIDPGFGFAKTLEQNYEVFQKIELFNMLELPLLVGISRKSMISKALNVNTESALNGTTVLNTLALTKGAKILRVHDVKEAMECVTLFNKINL is encoded by the coding sequence ATGACTATTAACTGCAAAGGACAACTCATCGACTTATCAACTCCAAAAGTAATGGGGATTTTGAATGTGACACCCAACTCTTTTTTTGATGGTGGAAAGTATAAAAATGAAAACGAAATACTTTCTCGGATTGAAAAAATGCTTTTTGATGGAGCTACTTTCATTGATTTAGGAGCGTATTCCAGTAAGCCTAGTGCCGAATTTGTTTCGGAACAAGAAGAAATTTCAAGAATTGTTCCAGCTATTGATTTGATTCTAAAAAAATTCCCGGAAACCATTCTTTCTATTGATACTTTTAGAGCTGAAGTGGCGAAAGCCTCCATAGAAAGTGGAGCGGCCATCATTAACGATATTGCTGCAGGAAATTTGGACGAAAAGATGTTTGAAATTATTGCAAAATACAATGTTCCTTATATCATGATGCACATGCGTGGGAATCCTCAAACCATGCAAACACTCACGAATTATGATGATATTGTAAAAGAAATGCTATTCTATTTTTCGGAACGAATTGCCAAGGCAAGAAGTTTTGGACTCAATGATTTAATTATTGATCCTGGTTTTGGCTTTGCAAAAACACTGGAACAAAACTACGAAGTATTTCAAAAAATAGAATTATTCAATATGCTTGAATTACCGCTTTTAGTTGGGATTTCAAGGAAATCCATGATTTCTAAAGCTTTAAATGTCAACACTGAATCCGCTTTAAACGGAACTACAGTTTTAAATACTCTGGCACTGACCAAAGGAGCAAAAATCCTTCGCGTACATGATGTAAAAGAAGCTATGGAATGCGTTACCTTATTTAATAAAATAAACCTATAA
- a CDS encoding sterol desaturase family protein, which produces MKEYGKILVFVMPIFLLLIIIEKIYGYYKGEDTSPTMDSVSSVSSGMVNSLKDVLGLSITLISYDWIASKIAIFHLEPTVLAYIIGFIAIDFYGYWSHRFSHQINFLWNKHAIHHSSEEFNLACALRQPISSFVNLFTFLLIPAALLGVPSKVIAITLPIHLFLQFWYHTKHIKKIGFLENILVSPSHHRVHHAINPEYLDKNHSQIFIIWDKLFGTFQEELESVPPVFGITRPAQTWNPIRINFQHLWLLITDAWRAENWKDKFTIWFKPTGWRPENFEEKYPVHKIKDVYAFEKYGTQHSKKLMLWSIIQAIITLLFISYLYNFIATIGLPNVFVYGAFVFITVYSYTELMDARKISLFWEIIRFVLGITIIAYFGDWFSMNQLFPYANYIIIGYLTLSLIATVYFVSVNFEKEKVVAT; this is translated from the coding sequence ATGAAAGAATACGGAAAAATTTTAGTTTTTGTAATGCCCATTTTTTTATTATTAATCATAATAGAGAAGATATATGGTTATTATAAAGGAGAAGATACTTCTCCTACAATGGATTCAGTTTCAAGCGTAAGTTCAGGAATGGTTAATTCCTTGAAAGATGTATTAGGACTTAGTATCACCCTTATTTCTTACGATTGGATTGCATCAAAAATTGCGATTTTCCATTTAGAACCTACCGTTCTTGCTTATATCATTGGTTTTATAGCTATCGATTTTTATGGTTACTGGAGCCATCGTTTTTCGCATCAAATCAATTTTTTATGGAATAAGCATGCTATTCATCACAGCAGTGAAGAGTTCAATTTAGCTTGTGCTTTACGCCAACCCATATCCAGTTTTGTGAATCTATTTACTTTTCTGCTTATTCCTGCGGCTCTGTTAGGAGTTCCTTCAAAAGTGATTGCGATTACACTTCCCATTCATTTATTTCTTCAATTTTGGTATCATACCAAGCACATTAAAAAAATTGGTTTTCTGGAAAATATCTTGGTCTCTCCATCACATCATCGGGTACATCATGCTATTAATCCAGAATATCTAGATAAAAATCATTCCCAAATATTTATAATTTGGGATAAGTTATTTGGTACATTTCAAGAAGAATTAGAATCAGTTCCACCCGTTTTTGGAATCACAAGGCCTGCACAAACCTGGAATCCGATCCGCATTAATTTTCAACATCTTTGGCTACTGATAACCGACGCTTGGCGTGCCGAAAACTGGAAAGATAAATTCACTATTTGGTTTAAACCAACGGGGTGGCGTCCAGAAAATTTTGAAGAAAAATATCCTGTACACAAAATTAAAGATGTTTATGCTTTTGAAAAATATGGAACACAACATTCTAAAAAACTAATGCTTTGGTCTATAATTCAAGCTATAATTACTTTATTATTTATCAGCTATTTATATAATTTCATTGCAACAATTGGTTTACCCAATGTGTTTGTATATGGGGCATTTGTTTTCATAACAGTCTATAGCTATACTGAACTAATGGATGCGCGAAAAATTTCACTCTTTTGGGAAATCATTCGATTTGTTTTAGGGATAACCATTATTGCTTATTTTGGGGACTGGTTTTCAATGAATCAGCTTTTCCCTTATGCAAATTATATCATTATTGGATATCTTACGTTATCCTTAATAGCCACAGTCTACTTTGTAAGTGTAAATTTCGAAAAAGAGAAAGTAGTAGCGACATAA
- a CDS encoding ATP-dependent Clp protease adaptor ClpS, protein MSTKEKKRERVSVKEIISIDNEIIVYNDDVNTFDHVIETLIHVCNHTAEQAEQCSLIIHYNGKCTVKTGPYNKLKPQCSQLLEAGLSAEII, encoded by the coding sequence ATGAGTACCAAAGAAAAAAAAAGAGAAAGAGTCAGTGTAAAAGAAATTATATCCATTGACAATGAAATTATTGTTTATAATGATGATGTAAATACTTTTGATCATGTCATTGAAACTTTAATACACGTTTGTAATCACACTGCTGAACAAGCCGAACAATGTTCATTAATTATTCATTACAACGGAAAATGTACTGTAAAAACTGGTCCTTATAATAAGCTAAAACCCCAGTGTAGCCAACTATTAGAAGCTGGATTAAGTGCTGAAATTATCTAA
- the nadC gene encoding carboxylating nicotinate-nucleotide diphosphorylase, translated as MISEAQLNNELHILIENAIREDVGPGDYSSLACIPATATGKAKLLVKEDGIIAGVAFAKMVFEYVDPNLQIETFIEDGTRVKKGDVVFHVSGSSQSILKSERVVLNSMQRMSAIATKTKEYVHLLEGTNTKILDTRKTTPGFRACEKWAVKIGGGENHRFALYDMIMLKDNHNDFAGGITLAIAKTKAFLKENKLNLKIIVEARNLDEIKEILESEGVYRILIDNFNYEDTQKAVTLIGDKCQTESSGNINEETIRHYAECGVDYISSGALTHSVYNMDLSLKAI; from the coding sequence ATGATTAGCGAAGCACAGTTGAATAACGAGTTACACATATTAATAGAAAATGCTATTCGGGAAGATGTCGGCCCTGGCGATTATAGTTCTTTGGCCTGTATTCCTGCAACGGCAACTGGTAAAGCGAAATTACTTGTAAAAGAGGATGGAATTATAGCCGGTGTGGCTTTTGCCAAAATGGTTTTCGAATATGTAGATCCTAATTTACAAATAGAAACGTTCATTGAGGACGGAACGCGAGTGAAAAAAGGCGATGTTGTTTTTCATGTTTCGGGAAGTTCACAATCCATCTTAAAATCGGAACGGGTAGTTTTAAATTCGATGCAAAGAATGTCAGCAATTGCGACTAAAACCAAAGAATATGTCCATCTTTTAGAAGGAACGAATACTAAAATCCTTGACACGCGAAAAACGACACCCGGTTTTAGAGCTTGTGAAAAATGGGCAGTAAAAATAGGCGGAGGTGAAAACCACCGTTTTGCTTTGTATGACATGATTATGTTGAAGGACAATCACAATGATTTTGCAGGCGGAATTACTTTGGCCATAGCCAAAACCAAAGCTTTTCTCAAAGAAAATAAACTGAATCTAAAAATTATTGTCGAGGCAAGAAACTTGGATGAAATCAAAGAAATACTAGAAAGCGAAGGTGTCTATAGAATTTTGATTGACAATTTTAATTATGAAGATACTCAAAAAGCAGTAACTTTGATAGGAGATAAATGCCAAACTGAATCTTCGGGAAATATCAATGAAGAAACAATTCGTCATTATGCAGAATGTGGTGTCGATTATATTTCGTCAGGAGCTCTAACACATTCGGTCTATAACATGGATTTGAGCCTAAAAGCAATATGA
- the tpiA gene encoding triose-phosphate isomerase yields MRKKIVAGNWKMHKNAEQTEDLLNELIAKIPTETKAQVIVAPTFVNLASAVDHLEFTNIDVAAQNVHQAESGAFTGEISADMLKSVGVNIVILGHSERRAIFNETDALIASKVDTALEHDMTVIFCFGEELKDRQSKNHFNIVENQLRDGLFHIEAKDWANVVLAYEPVWAIGTGETASPEQAQEMHEFIRETVRKAFGSDIADDVSILYGGSVKPENAKEIFSKPDVDGGLIGGAALKSDDFVAIVSAI; encoded by the coding sequence ATGAGAAAGAAGATTGTAGCAGGAAACTGGAAAATGCATAAAAACGCAGAACAGACTGAAGATTTATTGAATGAATTAATTGCAAAAATCCCAACAGAAACTAAAGCACAGGTAATTGTAGCTCCAACTTTTGTTAACCTAGCTTCTGCTGTTGATCATTTAGAATTTACAAATATTGATGTGGCTGCTCAAAATGTACATCAAGCTGAAAGTGGTGCTTTTACAGGCGAAATTTCTGCTGATATGCTTAAAAGTGTTGGTGTGAATATCGTAATTCTTGGACATTCAGAGCGTAGAGCAATTTTTAACGAAACAGATGCTTTAATTGCAAGTAAAGTTGATACTGCTTTAGAACATGATATGACTGTTATTTTCTGCTTTGGTGAAGAATTGAAAGACCGTCAATCTAAAAATCATTTTAATATTGTTGAAAATCAATTGCGTGATGGTTTGTTCCATATAGAAGCAAAAGACTGGGCAAATGTTGTTTTAGCATACGAGCCAGTTTGGGCTATTGGAACTGGAGAGACAGCTTCTCCAGAACAAGCTCAGGAAATGCACGAATTCATCAGAGAAACTGTACGTAAAGCTTTTGGAAGCGACATCGCTGATGATGTGTCTATTCTTTACGGTGGAAGTGTAAAACCAGAAAATGCAAAAGAAATTTTCTCTAAACCAGATGTAGACGGAGGTCTTATTGGTGGTGCTGCATTAAAATCAGATGATTTTGTTGCTATTGTGAGCGCTATATAA
- a CDS encoding BT_3928 family protein, with protein MKNIITQFSRIFVGILFIISGLIKLNDPIGFSYKLAEYFGEPVFNMPFLVPFALAIALFLVILEVVLGVMLLIGYKSKFTINSLLLLIVFFTFLTFYSAYFDVVRDCGCFGDALHITPWQSFTKDVVLLFFILILFFNRKLVKPLFGNTFQNILAFASIVSCAFMGYWVINHLPIIDFRPYKVGTNIQKGMRIPDNAPKSVVEMIFIYKVNGVDKEFTEKDLIALPEGATFVDRKDKVITEGYVPPIHDFAMEKDGSDYKDEFLDEPKLVMIVAYDLVHADKEGVMKLEKLNQEAKAKGYKVIGMTASSPEEIAKSKKDFGMTFDFYFCDATALKTIERANPSIVVLEKGTILQKVHYNDIEDLTL; from the coding sequence ATGAAAAATATAATTACTCAATTCTCCCGAATTTTCGTTGGAATCTTATTTATCATTTCGGGATTAATAAAGCTGAACGACCCAATTGGTTTTTCTTATAAACTGGCAGAATATTTTGGTGAACCCGTTTTCAACATGCCTTTCTTAGTACCATTTGCATTAGCGATTGCCTTATTTTTGGTTATTCTTGAGGTTGTCTTGGGTGTTATGTTGCTCATTGGTTACAAATCAAAATTTACGATTAACAGTTTACTGCTATTGATTGTATTTTTCACTTTCCTAACATTTTATTCCGCCTATTTTGATGTTGTTAGAGACTGTGGTTGTTTTGGTGATGCTTTACACATTACGCCATGGCAATCCTTTACCAAAGATGTAGTTTTATTATTTTTTATTCTGATTCTATTTTTCAACAGAAAATTAGTAAAACCGTTATTTGGAAATACTTTTCAAAATATATTGGCTTTTGCAAGTATCGTTTCCTGTGCATTTATGGGATATTGGGTTATCAATCATTTGCCTATAATCGATTTTCGTCCGTATAAAGTAGGAACCAACATCCAAAAAGGAATGAGAATTCCTGATAACGCACCAAAAAGTGTAGTCGAAATGATTTTCATTTATAAGGTAAATGGTGTTGACAAAGAATTTACTGAAAAGGATTTAATAGCATTACCTGAAGGAGCCACATTTGTAGACCGAAAAGATAAAGTGATTACGGAAGGTTACGTTCCTCCTATTCATGATTTTGCCATGGAAAAAGACGGATCTGATTATAAAGATGAGTTCTTAGATGAACCAAAATTAGTTATGATTGTAGCTTATGATTTAGTTCATGCTGATAAAGAAGGCGTAATGAAATTAGAGAAATTGAATCAGGAAGCTAAAGCAAAAGGGTATAAAGTGATAGGAATGACGGCTTCATCACCGGAAGAAATTGCCAAATCAAAAAAAGATTTCGGAATGACATTCGATTTTTATTTCTGTGATGCCACAGCTTTAAAAACTATCGAAAGAGCCAATCCTAGTATTGTAGTTCTTGAAAAAGGGACCATTTTGCAAAAAGTACATTATAACGATATTGAAGATTTAACGCTATAA
- a CDS encoding TlpA disulfide reductase family protein has translation MKKIFVLFIALVTFSCTQAQKTAFSKEALSETLLSTDGSQVAFKNILKKHKGKTLVIEVWASWCGDCVKAMPKIKELQANNPDLAYVFISMDKAADKWKVGIEKHELKGDHFMANDQMKGVFGKAIDLDWIPRYIIIDNTGKIVLYRAIETDFDLINETLKKLK, from the coding sequence ATGAAAAAAATATTCGTTTTATTCATTGCTTTAGTTACATTTTCTTGTACACAAGCCCAAAAAACAGCATTTTCAAAAGAAGCCTTATCAGAAACATTATTGTCAACTGATGGTAGCCAAGTTGCTTTTAAGAATATTTTAAAAAAACACAAAGGCAAAACTTTAGTAATTGAAGTTTGGGCATCCTGGTGCGGAGACTGCGTTAAAGCAATGCCAAAAATTAAAGAATTACAGGCTAATAATCCTGATCTAGCTTATGTGTTTATTTCTATGGACAAAGCTGCCGATAAATGGAAAGTTGGTATTGAAAAACACGAATTAAAAGGAGATCATTTCATGGCAAATGACCAAATGAAAGGTGTATTCGGAAAAGCAATTGATTTGGATTGGATTCCAAGATACATCATCATTGACAATACAGGAAAAATAGTTTTATATCGTGCGATAGAAACTGATTTTGACTTAATAAATGAAACTTTAAAAAAATTGAAATAA
- a CDS encoding trans-aconitate 2-methyltransferase: MKIDKKNHWETVYETKQPNEVSWTQENPKVSLDFIRGTNLDKTAKIIDIGGGDSKLVDFLLEDGYENITVLDISANALERAKIRLGKKAEKVTWIVSDVTDYNPITTYDIWHDRATFHFLISDDQINSYIEIAQKWISGFLIIGTFSDKGPTKCSGLEIKQYTETTLKNEFQAAFEKVKCINEDHITPFKTMQNFIFCIFKKR; this comes from the coding sequence ATGAAAATCGACAAAAAAAATCATTGGGAAACTGTTTATGAAACTAAACAACCCAATGAAGTAAGCTGGACACAGGAAAATCCTAAAGTATCACTTGATTTTATTCGAGGAACAAATCTAGATAAAACTGCAAAGATTATTGATATTGGTGGTGGCGACAGCAAACTTGTTGATTTTTTATTGGAAGACGGTTATGAAAATATAACCGTTTTAGATATCTCGGCAAATGCATTGGAACGAGCAAAAATTCGTTTGGGAAAAAAGGCTGAAAAAGTAACTTGGATTGTTTCGGATGTGACAGATTACAATCCAATAACAACTTATGATATTTGGCATGACCGAGCGACATTTCATTTTTTGATTAGTGATGACCAGATAAACAGTTACATTGAAATTGCTCAAAAATGGATTTCTGGTTTTTTGATTATTGGCACCTTTTCAGATAAAGGCCCTACAAAATGTAGCGGACTTGAAATCAAACAATATACCGAAACTACTCTCAAAAATGAATTTCAAGCAGCGTTTGAAAAAGTAAAATGCATTAATGAAGATCACATTACCCCATTTAAAACAATGCAAAACTTTATATTTTGTATTTTTAAGAAACGATAA